The Glycine soja cultivar W05 chromosome 8, ASM419377v2, whole genome shotgun sequence genome has a window encoding:
- the LOC114422681 gene encoding chaperone protein ClpB3, chloroplastic-like isoform X1: MASTTSFSLSHAVVPFSCNTKHGHLSHNRHYLSLAKPISLKPLRSPSFNKRHSFANGFQTIRRNSSPFTVRCEASSGRITQQEFTEMAWQAIVSSPEVAKENKHQIVETEHLMKALLEQKNGLARRIFSKVGVDNTRLLEATDKYIQRQPKVLGESSGSMLGRDLEALIQRARDHKKKYGDSFVSVEHLVLAFTQDQRFGKQFFRDFQISEPALKSAIESVRGRQSVIDQDPEGKYEALEKYGKDLTAMAKAGKLDPVIGRDDEIRRCIQILSRRTKNNPVLIGEPGVGKTAISEGLAQRIVHGDVPQALMNRRLISLDMGALIAGAKYRGEFEDRLKAVLKEVTESDGQTILFIDEIHTVVGAGATNGAMDAGNLLKPMLGRGELRCIGATTLDEYRKYIEKDPALERRFQQVYVDQPTVEDTISILRGLRERYELHHGVRISDSALVEAAILSDRYISGRFLPDKAIDLVDEAAAKLKMEITSKPTALDEINRSVLKLEMERLSLMNDTDKASKDRLNRLEAELSLLKEKQAELTEQWEHEKSVMTRIQSIKEEIDRVNLEIQQAEREYDLNRAAELKYGSLNSLQRQLESAEKELDEYMNSGKSMLREEVTGNDIAEIVSKWTGIPVSKLQQSEREKLLYLEEVLHKRVVGQDPAVKAVAEAIQRSRAGLSDPHRPIASFMFMGPTGVGKTELAKALAAYLFNTEEALVRIDMSEYMEKHAVSRLIGAPPGYVGYEEGGQLTEIVRRRPYAVILFDEIEKAHADVFNVFLQILDDGRVTDSQGRTVSFTNTVIIMTSNVGSQYILNTDDDTTPKELAYETIKQRVMDAARSIFRPEFMNRVDEYIVFQPLDREQISSIVRLQLERVQKRIADRKMKIQVTDAAVQLLGSLGYDPNYGARPVKRVIQQNVENELAKGILRGEFKEEDAILIDTELTAFTNGQLPQQKLVFKKLAADSESTPQGTLEPFPQAP; the protein is encoded by the exons ATGGCCTCCACGACGtcgttttctctctctcacgcTGTTGTTCCCTTCTCCTGCAACACAAAGCATGGTCATTTATCTCACAACCGCCACTATCTCTCCCTCGCAAAACCCATTTCCCTGAAGCCCCTCCGATCGCCTTCCTTCAATAAAAGACACTCTTTTGCAAATGGGTTTCAGACAATTCGGAGAAATTCCTCACCTTTCACCGTTCGCTGTGAAGCTTCAAGTGGAAGG ATTACGCAGCAAGAGTTCACAGAGATGGCGTGGCAGGCAATAGTTTCGTCGCCGGAGGTGGCCAAAGAGAACAAGCATCAGATAGTAGAGACAGAGCACTTGATGAAGGCTTTGTTGGAGCAGAAGAATGGGCTTGCTCGCAGGATCTTTTCGAAGGTTGGGGTGGATAACACTCGCCTTCTAGAAGCTACTGATAAGTACATTCAGCGGCAACCCAAG GTTCTAGGGGAATCATCTGGTTCAATGTTGGGCCGTGATTTGGAGGCATTGATTCAGAGAGCTAGGGACCACAAGAAAAAGTATGGGGATTCATTTGTTTCAGTTGAGCACTTGGTTCTTGCTTTTACCCAAGATCAACGATTTGGGAAGCAATTCTTTAGAGATTTTCAAATATCTGAGCCTGCTCTAAAATCTGCAATAGAGTCTGTTAGGGGACGTCAGTCAGTTATTGATCAAG ATCCTGAAGGGAAGTATGAAGCCttggaaaaatatggaaaagaTTTGACCGCAATGGCAAAAGCTGGAAAACTCGACCCAGTCATAGGAAGAGATGATGAAATACGAAGGTGCATCCAAATTCTCTCCAGGAGGACAAAGAACAATCCCGTGCTAATCGGTGAACCTGGTGTTGGAAAGACTGCTATTTCTGAAGG ACTGGCTCAGAGAATAGTGCACGGAGATGTTCCTCAAGCTTTGATGAACCGTAGG CTTATATCTCTCGATATGGGAGCACTTATTGCTGGAGCGAAGTACCGGGGAGAATTCGAGGATAGGCTGAAAGCTGTACTAAAAGAAGTGACAGAATCTGATGGTCAGACTATCCTTTTCATTGACGAGATTCATACAGTTGTTGGGGCAG GAGCTACAAATGGCGCTATGGATGCTGGTAATCTCTTAAAACCTATGCTTGGTCGGGGTGAGTTGCGATGTATTGGTGCAACAACACTGGACGAGTATCGGAAGTATATTGAGAAGGACCCAGCACTAGAACGCCGTTTCCAGCAAGTTTATGTTGACCAACCTACAGTTGAAGATACAATTTCAATACTGAGGGGACTGCGGGAAAGGTATGAACTACATCATGGAGTCCGAATTTCTGACAGTGCACTTGTGGAAGCTGCAATTCTCTCAGATAGATATATCAGTGGAAGATTTTTGCCTGACAAAG CTATTGACCTGGTTGATGAGGCGGCTGCAAAACTGAAAATGGAAATCACTTCTAAACCTACTGCACTTGATGAGATCAACAGATCAGTCCTGAAACTAGAGATGGAGAGACTCTCTCTCATGAATGATACAGATAAGGCTTCTAAAGATAGGCTGAATCGTCTTGAGGCagagctttctctcttaaaagagaaacAGGCTGAGCTGACTGAACAGTGGGAGCATGAAAAGTCTGTAATGACTCGTATTCAATCAATCAAAGAAGAG ATAGACAGAGTGAATCTTGAGATCCAACAGGCTGAGCGGGAGTATGATCTTAATCGTGCTGCTGAATTAAAGTATGGCAGTCTTAACTCCTTGCAACGGCAACTTGAAAGTGCAGAGAAGGAGTTAGACGAATATATGAACTCTGGGAAGTCTATGCTGAGAGAGGAAGTTACGGGAAATGATATTGCTGAAATTGTAAGCAAGTGGACTGGTATCCCTGTTTCAAAACTTCAACAATCAGAGAGGGAGAAGTTGTTGTATTTAGAGGAAGTGCTTCATAAGCGTGTTGTTGGCCAAGACCCTGCAGTTAAGGCAGTTGCTGAGGCTATCCAACGTTCAAGAGCAGGTCTTTCAGATCCTCATCGTCCAATTGCCAGCTTCATGTTTATGGGACCTACAGGTGTAGGAAAGACGGAGCTGGCTAAGGCACTTGCAGCCTACTTGTTCAACACTGAAGAAGCTCTTGTACGAATTGATATGAGTGAGTACATGGAAAAACATGCTGTTTCAAGATTGATTGGGGCTCCACCTGGATATGTTGGGTACGAAGAAGGAGGGCAACTTACTGAGATAGTTCGCCGCAGACCATATGCTGTTATTTTGTTTGATGAGATTGAGAAGGCACACGCTGATGTCTTCAATGTATTCCTTCAAATTTTGGATGATGGAAGAGTAACCGACTCACAAGGTCGCACAGTAAGTTTTACCAACACTGTTATCATTATGACCTCAAATGTTGGATCACAGTACATCTTGAACACAGATGATGACACCACGCCGAAAGAGTTGGCTTATGAAACCATAAAACAGCGCGTAATGGATGCTGCAAGATCCATCTTTCGCCCTGAGTTTATGAATAGAGTTGACGAATATATTGTTTTCCAGCCTCTAGACCGTGAACAAATAAGTAGCATTGTCAGATTACAG CTGGAGCGTGTGCAAAAGAGAATTGCAGATCGCAAGATGAAAATCCAAGTGACGGATGCTGCTGTTCAACTTCTTGGAAGTTTAGGGTATGACCCCAACTATGGCGCTAGGCCAGTCAAGCGAGTGATTCAGCAGAATGTGGAGAATGAACTCGCCAAGGGTATTCTCAGAGGAGAGTTTAAGGAAGAGGATGCAATTCTAATAGACACTGAACTCACAGCATTTACCAACGGCCAACTTCCCCAGCAAAAGCTTGTTTTTAAGAAACTTGCAGCTGATTCAGAATCTACCCCTCAAGGCACCTTGGAACCCTTCCCACAGGCCCCATGA
- the LOC114422681 gene encoding chaperone protein ClpB3, chloroplastic-like isoform X2: MASTTSFSLSHAVVPFSCNTKHGHLSHNRHYLSLAKPISLKPLRSPSFNKRHSFANGFQTIRRNSSPFTVRCEASSGRQEFTEMAWQAIVSSPEVAKENKHQIVETEHLMKALLEQKNGLARRIFSKVGVDNTRLLEATDKYIQRQPKVLGESSGSMLGRDLEALIQRARDHKKKYGDSFVSVEHLVLAFTQDQRFGKQFFRDFQISEPALKSAIESVRGRQSVIDQDPEGKYEALEKYGKDLTAMAKAGKLDPVIGRDDEIRRCIQILSRRTKNNPVLIGEPGVGKTAISEGLAQRIVHGDVPQALMNRRLISLDMGALIAGAKYRGEFEDRLKAVLKEVTESDGQTILFIDEIHTVVGAGATNGAMDAGNLLKPMLGRGELRCIGATTLDEYRKYIEKDPALERRFQQVYVDQPTVEDTISILRGLRERYELHHGVRISDSALVEAAILSDRYISGRFLPDKAIDLVDEAAAKLKMEITSKPTALDEINRSVLKLEMERLSLMNDTDKASKDRLNRLEAELSLLKEKQAELTEQWEHEKSVMTRIQSIKEEIDRVNLEIQQAEREYDLNRAAELKYGSLNSLQRQLESAEKELDEYMNSGKSMLREEVTGNDIAEIVSKWTGIPVSKLQQSEREKLLYLEEVLHKRVVGQDPAVKAVAEAIQRSRAGLSDPHRPIASFMFMGPTGVGKTELAKALAAYLFNTEEALVRIDMSEYMEKHAVSRLIGAPPGYVGYEEGGQLTEIVRRRPYAVILFDEIEKAHADVFNVFLQILDDGRVTDSQGRTVSFTNTVIIMTSNVGSQYILNTDDDTTPKELAYETIKQRVMDAARSIFRPEFMNRVDEYIVFQPLDREQISSIVRLQLERVQKRIADRKMKIQVTDAAVQLLGSLGYDPNYGARPVKRVIQQNVENELAKGILRGEFKEEDAILIDTELTAFTNGQLPQQKLVFKKLAADSESTPQGTLEPFPQAP, encoded by the exons ATGGCCTCCACGACGtcgttttctctctctcacgcTGTTGTTCCCTTCTCCTGCAACACAAAGCATGGTCATTTATCTCACAACCGCCACTATCTCTCCCTCGCAAAACCCATTTCCCTGAAGCCCCTCCGATCGCCTTCCTTCAATAAAAGACACTCTTTTGCAAATGGGTTTCAGACAATTCGGAGAAATTCCTCACCTTTCACCGTTCGCTGTGAAGCTTCAAGTGGAAGG CAAGAGTTCACAGAGATGGCGTGGCAGGCAATAGTTTCGTCGCCGGAGGTGGCCAAAGAGAACAAGCATCAGATAGTAGAGACAGAGCACTTGATGAAGGCTTTGTTGGAGCAGAAGAATGGGCTTGCTCGCAGGATCTTTTCGAAGGTTGGGGTGGATAACACTCGCCTTCTAGAAGCTACTGATAAGTACATTCAGCGGCAACCCAAG GTTCTAGGGGAATCATCTGGTTCAATGTTGGGCCGTGATTTGGAGGCATTGATTCAGAGAGCTAGGGACCACAAGAAAAAGTATGGGGATTCATTTGTTTCAGTTGAGCACTTGGTTCTTGCTTTTACCCAAGATCAACGATTTGGGAAGCAATTCTTTAGAGATTTTCAAATATCTGAGCCTGCTCTAAAATCTGCAATAGAGTCTGTTAGGGGACGTCAGTCAGTTATTGATCAAG ATCCTGAAGGGAAGTATGAAGCCttggaaaaatatggaaaagaTTTGACCGCAATGGCAAAAGCTGGAAAACTCGACCCAGTCATAGGAAGAGATGATGAAATACGAAGGTGCATCCAAATTCTCTCCAGGAGGACAAAGAACAATCCCGTGCTAATCGGTGAACCTGGTGTTGGAAAGACTGCTATTTCTGAAGG ACTGGCTCAGAGAATAGTGCACGGAGATGTTCCTCAAGCTTTGATGAACCGTAGG CTTATATCTCTCGATATGGGAGCACTTATTGCTGGAGCGAAGTACCGGGGAGAATTCGAGGATAGGCTGAAAGCTGTACTAAAAGAAGTGACAGAATCTGATGGTCAGACTATCCTTTTCATTGACGAGATTCATACAGTTGTTGGGGCAG GAGCTACAAATGGCGCTATGGATGCTGGTAATCTCTTAAAACCTATGCTTGGTCGGGGTGAGTTGCGATGTATTGGTGCAACAACACTGGACGAGTATCGGAAGTATATTGAGAAGGACCCAGCACTAGAACGCCGTTTCCAGCAAGTTTATGTTGACCAACCTACAGTTGAAGATACAATTTCAATACTGAGGGGACTGCGGGAAAGGTATGAACTACATCATGGAGTCCGAATTTCTGACAGTGCACTTGTGGAAGCTGCAATTCTCTCAGATAGATATATCAGTGGAAGATTTTTGCCTGACAAAG CTATTGACCTGGTTGATGAGGCGGCTGCAAAACTGAAAATGGAAATCACTTCTAAACCTACTGCACTTGATGAGATCAACAGATCAGTCCTGAAACTAGAGATGGAGAGACTCTCTCTCATGAATGATACAGATAAGGCTTCTAAAGATAGGCTGAATCGTCTTGAGGCagagctttctctcttaaaagagaaacAGGCTGAGCTGACTGAACAGTGGGAGCATGAAAAGTCTGTAATGACTCGTATTCAATCAATCAAAGAAGAG ATAGACAGAGTGAATCTTGAGATCCAACAGGCTGAGCGGGAGTATGATCTTAATCGTGCTGCTGAATTAAAGTATGGCAGTCTTAACTCCTTGCAACGGCAACTTGAAAGTGCAGAGAAGGAGTTAGACGAATATATGAACTCTGGGAAGTCTATGCTGAGAGAGGAAGTTACGGGAAATGATATTGCTGAAATTGTAAGCAAGTGGACTGGTATCCCTGTTTCAAAACTTCAACAATCAGAGAGGGAGAAGTTGTTGTATTTAGAGGAAGTGCTTCATAAGCGTGTTGTTGGCCAAGACCCTGCAGTTAAGGCAGTTGCTGAGGCTATCCAACGTTCAAGAGCAGGTCTTTCAGATCCTCATCGTCCAATTGCCAGCTTCATGTTTATGGGACCTACAGGTGTAGGAAAGACGGAGCTGGCTAAGGCACTTGCAGCCTACTTGTTCAACACTGAAGAAGCTCTTGTACGAATTGATATGAGTGAGTACATGGAAAAACATGCTGTTTCAAGATTGATTGGGGCTCCACCTGGATATGTTGGGTACGAAGAAGGAGGGCAACTTACTGAGATAGTTCGCCGCAGACCATATGCTGTTATTTTGTTTGATGAGATTGAGAAGGCACACGCTGATGTCTTCAATGTATTCCTTCAAATTTTGGATGATGGAAGAGTAACCGACTCACAAGGTCGCACAGTAAGTTTTACCAACACTGTTATCATTATGACCTCAAATGTTGGATCACAGTACATCTTGAACACAGATGATGACACCACGCCGAAAGAGTTGGCTTATGAAACCATAAAACAGCGCGTAATGGATGCTGCAAGATCCATCTTTCGCCCTGAGTTTATGAATAGAGTTGACGAATATATTGTTTTCCAGCCTCTAGACCGTGAACAAATAAGTAGCATTGTCAGATTACAG CTGGAGCGTGTGCAAAAGAGAATTGCAGATCGCAAGATGAAAATCCAAGTGACGGATGCTGCTGTTCAACTTCTTGGAAGTTTAGGGTATGACCCCAACTATGGCGCTAGGCCAGTCAAGCGAGTGATTCAGCAGAATGTGGAGAATGAACTCGCCAAGGGTATTCTCAGAGGAGAGTTTAAGGAAGAGGATGCAATTCTAATAGACACTGAACTCACAGCATTTACCAACGGCCAACTTCCCCAGCAAAAGCTTGTTTTTAAGAAACTTGCAGCTGATTCAGAATCTACCCCTCAAGGCACCTTGGAACCCTTCCCACAGGCCCCATGA
- the LOC114422682 gene encoding membrane-anchored ubiquitin-fold protein 2-like: MAGNQDQFEIKFRLTDGSDIGPKSFPAATSIATLKESVLAQWPKDKENGPKTIKDVKLISAGKILENNRTVGECQSPLCDTPDTVTTMHVVVQHPATEKEKKAANKATQNKCMCVIL, translated from the exons ATGGCTGGGAATCAAGATCAGTTCGAGATCAAGTTTCGGTTGACTGATGGTTCTGATATTGGCCCCAAAAGTTTTCCTGCAGCTACTAGTATTGCAACATTAAAAGAGAGTGTTCTTGCTCAGTGGCCAAAAG acaAGGAGAATGGCCCAAAGACCATAAAAGATGTGAAGTTAATTAGCGCAGGAAAAATTTTGGAGAACAACAGAACAGTTGGGGAATGCCAGAGCCCGTTATGTGATACCCCTGATACTGTTACGACGATGCATGTGGTTGTGCAACATCCTGCTACGGAGAAAG AGAAGAAAGCTGCCAACAAAGCAACACAGAACAAATGCATGTGCGTTATTTTATAG